A stretch of Brassica rapa cultivar Chiifu-401-42 chromosome A08, CAAS_Brap_v3.01, whole genome shotgun sequence DNA encodes these proteins:
- the LOC103835388 gene encoding ubiquitin-fold modifier-conjugating enzyme 1, translating into MEGWDPSTKSTLTRIPLLTTKAGPRDGDAWKQRLKEEYKSLIAYTQMNKSNDNDWFRISASNPEGTRWTGKCWYVHNLLKYEFDLQFDIPVTYPATAPELELPEIDGKTQKMYRGGKICLTVHFKPLWAKNCPRFGIAHALCLGLAPWLAAEIPILVDSGMIKHKDDAASSAES; encoded by the exons atggaaggaTGGGATCCGAGCACCAAATCGACCCTAACGCGAATCCCTCTCCTGACGACAAAGGCGGGGCCAAGAGACGGCGATGCATGGAAGCAGAGGCTTAAAGAAGAGTACAAATCTCTCATCGCATACACACAGATGAACAAGTCCAACGACAACGACTGGTTCCGCATCTCCGCATCCAATCCCGAAGGTACCCGTTGGACTGGCAAGTGTTGGTACGTTCACAACCTCCTCAAGTACGAGTTCGATCTCCAATTCGATATCCCTGTTACCTACCCCGCCACTGCTCCCGAGCTTGAGTTGCCTGAGATTGACGGCAAAACTCAAAAG ATGTATCGAGGTGGGAAGATCTGTCTGACTGTGCATTTCAAGCCGCTCTGGGCTAAAAACTG TCCTAGGTTTGGAATAGCACATGCACTTTGTTTGGGGCTAGCTCCATGGCTTGCTGCAGAGATTCCAATTCTTGTGGACTCGGGTATGATTAAGCACAAAGATGACGCAGCCTCATCTGCCGAATCTTAG